The following are from one region of the Symmachiella macrocystis genome:
- a CDS encoding response regulator transcription factor: MATAHILVVEDQKNLLRSITRTLRESGFKTDGAGTIAAANRLMNARVGLIVLDLMLPDGSGLDWLGSLRASGDNTPVLILTARDTIEDRVSGLDGGADDYLVKPFALDELLARIRALLRREAQSSRTVLTWGDLNVDLTSRTALRGDKPILLQNRQLELLAYFMSHANQVVTREMIARDVWKESTATWTNVIEVQINQLQKKLERPGQPIILHTVRGQGYLLGDAP; encoded by the coding sequence ATGGCCACTGCGCATATTCTCGTTGTCGAAGATCAAAAGAATCTGCTGAGGAGCATCACGCGCACGCTGCGCGAGTCGGGTTTCAAAACCGATGGAGCCGGAACCATTGCGGCGGCCAATCGGCTGATGAACGCGCGTGTTGGTCTGATCGTGCTGGACCTGATGTTGCCCGATGGGTCGGGACTCGATTGGCTTGGCAGTTTGCGTGCGTCGGGCGACAACACCCCGGTGCTGATCCTCACTGCCCGCGACACGATCGAGGACCGCGTGTCGGGCCTGGATGGCGGCGCTGATGACTATCTGGTCAAACCCTTCGCGCTGGATGAACTATTGGCCCGCATCCGCGCTCTTTTGCGCCGCGAGGCCCAGTCAAGCAGAACCGTGTTGACGTGGGGTGACTTGAATGTGGATCTCACGTCACGAACCGCACTGCGGGGCGACAAGCCGATTTTATTGCAGAATCGGCAGTTGGAATTGCTGGCTTACTTCATGTCGCACGCGAATCAAGTCGTCACACGTGAAATGATTGCCCGCGATGTCTGGAAAGAATCGACGGCGACATGGACCAATGTGATTGAGGTTCAAATCAATCAGCTGCAAAAAAAATTGGAACGGCCCGGTCAGCCGATCATTTTGCATACCGTCCGCGGCCAAGGCTATTTGTTGGGAGACGCCCCGTGA
- a CDS encoding tetratricopeptide repeat protein, with product MSDQRSRILFELDLTCCLMGCWLGLWRESEYLSNLSAAYAESNDFPKAIKWIKKAMSMDN from the coding sequence ATGTCGGACCAGAGAAGCCGCATACTGTTTGAGCTTGATTTGACCTGCTGCCTAATGGGTTGTTGGTTGGGGTTATGGAGAGAGTCAGAGTATCTATCCAACTTGAGTGCTGCCTATGCGGAGTCCAACGACTTTCCCAAGGCGATCAAGTGGATCAAAAAGGCGATGTCTATGGACAACTAG
- a CDS encoding NAD(P)/FAD-dependent oxidoreductase — MKIAVIGSGISGLVASYRLSTHHEITLFEANSYVGGHTNTIEVDVEGERHTIDTGFIVFNDRTYPNFVKLLDELDVASDPTSMSFSVSCDETGLEYNGTNFNGLFAQRSNLFRPRFYRMLRDIMRFNREAPELLAANRLETLTVSEYLQQHRYSQHFVDQYLLPMGSAIWSCPPETFEQFPMRFIVEFYQNHGLLSLTNRPTWRVIRGGSSQYVQAMTRRFSENIRLQCPVQSVRRLADSVELIHSDGQSERFDEVIFACHADQALQILQDKSPLEAQLLAAFPYSHSIAVLHTDRSVLPKRRRAWASWNYHLHRGRSQQATVTYNMNILQHIQSQYDFCVTLNDNDGINPNSIIRRIAYSHPIFTTQRKLAQQRHGRVIRQNRTSFCGAYWGNGFHEDGVNSALAVCRQFEQSSIVIPQTNSSSTATIQEAV; from the coding sequence ATGAAAATTGCTGTTATCGGATCGGGGATCTCTGGCTTGGTGGCCTCCTACCGACTTTCCACGCACCACGAGATTACCCTTTTCGAAGCGAATTCTTATGTCGGCGGGCACACGAACACCATTGAGGTCGACGTGGAGGGTGAACGTCATACGATCGATACGGGGTTCATAGTATTCAATGACCGCACGTACCCAAACTTTGTAAAGCTGCTCGACGAATTGGACGTTGCCTCCGATCCGACCTCCATGAGCTTTAGTGTCTCGTGCGATGAAACAGGCTTAGAATACAACGGAACGAATTTCAACGGATTGTTTGCTCAGCGGAGCAATCTGTTCCGGCCACGGTTCTATCGCATGCTCCGCGACATCATGCGGTTTAATCGAGAAGCACCGGAGTTGTTGGCAGCGAACCGTCTGGAAACGCTGACCGTTTCTGAATACCTGCAGCAGCACCGTTACTCACAACATTTTGTTGATCAGTATCTGTTGCCGATGGGCTCCGCGATTTGGTCTTGTCCCCCGGAGACGTTTGAGCAATTCCCCATGCGGTTCATCGTCGAGTTCTATCAAAATCACGGACTCTTGAGCCTCACCAACCGGCCCACCTGGCGGGTGATTCGTGGCGGGTCTTCTCAGTATGTCCAAGCGATGACGCGGAGGTTCAGCGAGAACATTCGATTGCAATGTCCTGTGCAGTCGGTTCGTCGTTTGGCCGATAGCGTGGAGTTGATTCATAGTGACGGACAAAGCGAGCGGTTTGACGAAGTGATTTTTGCCTGTCACGCTGATCAGGCATTGCAGATCCTCCAGGATAAGTCTCCGCTCGAGGCACAGTTGCTGGCAGCGTTTCCTTACAGTCATAGCATTGCCGTTCTGCACACCGATCGCTCAGTGCTGCCCAAACGCCGCCGGGCGTGGGCGAGTTGGAATTATCACCTGCATCGTGGCCGTTCGCAACAGGCGACCGTCACGTACAACATGAACATTTTGCAGCACATTCAATCACAATACGACTTTTGCGTGACATTGAATGACAACGACGGCATCAACCCAAACAGCATTATTCGACGGATTGCTTACAGCCATCCCATCTTCACGACTCAAAGAAAATTGGCTCAACAGCGACACGGTCGGGTGATACGCCAAAATCGGACCTCTTTCTGCGGTGCCTATTGGGGCAATGGATTTCACGAGGACGGTGTCAATAGTGCCCTGGCCGTATGCCGGCAGTTTGAACAATCGTCGATCGTCATTCCCCAAACGAATTCGTCAAGCACAGCCACCATTCAGGAGGCGGTTTGA
- a CDS encoding DUF1365 domain-containing protein — MQSCIYEGRIHHRRTQPVHHQFGYSLYLLYLDLDELESVFRNRWLWSTRRTALARFRRDDHLGDAAIPLKTAVRDLVEGETGQRPSGPIRLLTNLRYFGYAMNPLCLYYCFDSADEQVETIVAEVNNTPWGEQHCYVLQPDFTAEDSSFSARHAKAFHVSPFMDMAQEYQWALSHPGEGLNVHISSFEQGSKLFDATMSLARRPITTGQLARVLIRYPFVTGQVVTAIYWQALRLWWKECPYYPHPSTSHHSKVSAS; from the coding sequence ATGCAGAGTTGCATCTACGAAGGACGAATCCACCACCGCCGCACACAACCGGTGCATCATCAATTTGGCTATAGCCTGTACTTGCTCTATTTGGATTTGGACGAATTGGAGTCCGTGTTTCGCAATCGTTGGCTGTGGTCGACGCGTCGAACCGCACTGGCCCGTTTTCGACGCGACGATCATCTGGGGGATGCTGCTATTCCCTTAAAAACGGCCGTTCGCGATCTCGTAGAGGGGGAAACTGGCCAACGTCCGTCAGGGCCAATACGCCTGCTGACTAACCTGCGCTACTTTGGTTATGCGATGAATCCACTTTGCTTGTATTACTGCTTTGACAGCGCAGATGAACAGGTGGAAACCATCGTCGCGGAAGTAAACAACACGCCCTGGGGCGAGCAACATTGCTATGTATTGCAGCCAGACTTTACTGCGGAGGATTCTTCGTTTTCTGCGCGGCATGCCAAAGCCTTTCATGTCTCACCATTCATGGATATGGCCCAAGAGTACCAGTGGGCTCTGTCCCATCCGGGCGAGGGCCTCAACGTACACATCAGCAGTTTCGAGCAGGGCTCAAAACTATTCGACGCGACAATGTCGCTCGCTCGCCGTCCGATAACAACCGGGCAACTGGCGCGGGTTTTGATTCGCTACCCCTTCGTCACCGGTCAGGTTGTTACCGCTATTTACTGGCAAGCGCTGCGATTGTGGTGGAAAGAATGTCCCTATTATCCCCATCCCAGTACCTCTCATCATTCGAAAGTCTCTGCATCATGA
- a CDS encoding SAM-dependent methyltransferase, which translates to MTQLPAKPSELAALGRVGSSSRSPSKNPSASLKTRLVKAALLRTLSGLQAGQLTIVDGTEKHVMGDDQHPDLRATLTVHNADFYSHVLTGGSLGAAESYLSGDWSCDDLTKLIRLFARNLDKSRQLDRGLGRLAKWGARAFHKLRINTRAGARRNIHEHYDLGNDFFELFLDETMLYSSALFKNDQMSLADASTAKMDLICRKLNLQPSDHLLEIGTGWGGFAEYAAKTFGCRVTTTTISQEQLAYARRRIERAGLSDRVTLMLEDYRDLSGSYDKLVSIEMIEAVGHEHYDVFFKKCGDLLRPDGAMLLQGITMSEQRYPQYLKSVDFIQRYIFPGGCLPSISAMNRSVTSQTGMRVLDIADYAPHYAQTLRCWRQNFWDRIDAVRELGFSERFVRMWHYYLCYCEAAFRERTTGVVQMLLAQPQCRIDEVPVT; encoded by the coding sequence ATGACACAATTGCCGGCCAAACCGTCGGAACTCGCAGCACTGGGCCGTGTCGGATCAAGCAGTCGCTCCCCGTCCAAGAATCCATCGGCAAGCTTGAAGACACGACTGGTCAAAGCGGCCTTGCTACGGACATTGTCCGGTTTGCAAGCCGGTCAGTTGACCATTGTTGACGGAACGGAAAAGCACGTGATGGGCGATGATCAGCATCCCGATCTTCGTGCAACGCTGACCGTCCACAATGCCGACTTTTATTCACACGTGTTAACCGGTGGAAGTCTCGGTGCTGCTGAGTCCTATCTCTCCGGCGATTGGTCGTGCGATGATCTCACTAAACTCATTCGTCTCTTTGCCCGCAATCTCGATAAGTCTCGGCAATTGGACCGTGGTCTTGGACGATTAGCAAAGTGGGGGGCACGGGCATTTCACAAACTTCGAATCAATACACGGGCTGGAGCGCGCCGTAATATCCACGAGCATTATGATCTGGGCAACGACTTCTTCGAACTCTTCCTGGACGAAACGATGTTGTATTCGTCCGCACTTTTCAAGAACGATCAGATGTCTCTCGCCGATGCCTCGACTGCCAAAATGGACCTCATTTGCCGAAAGCTGAATCTACAGCCATCGGATCATTTGCTGGAAATCGGAACTGGATGGGGTGGTTTTGCAGAGTATGCGGCAAAAACATTCGGTTGTCGCGTGACAACGACGACAATTTCCCAGGAACAGTTAGCATACGCCCGCCGGCGCATCGAACGTGCGGGGTTAAGTGATCGAGTCACGCTGATGCTGGAGGATTACCGGGACTTATCCGGGAGTTATGACAAACTGGTCTCGATTGAAATGATCGAGGCTGTGGGGCACGAGCATTATGATGTCTTTTTTAAAAAATGTGGTGATCTGCTGCGACCCGATGGTGCCATGCTGCTGCAAGGGATCACGATGTCCGAGCAGCGTTATCCGCAGTACTTGAAATCGGTTGATTTCATTCAGCGCTACATTTTCCCGGGTGGTTGCCTGCCGTCGATTTCTGCGATGAATCGCTCGGTCACGTCGCAAACCGGGATGCGAGTTCTTGACATAGCGGACTATGCGCCGCACTACGCCCAAACATTGCGCTGTTGGCGGCAGAACTTCTGGGATCGAATTGATGCGGTGCGCGAACTTGGATTCTCCGAACGTTTTGTCCGCATGTGGCACTACTATTTGTGCTATTGCGAAGCGGCTTTCAGAGAGCGTACCACCGGGGTTGTGCAAATGCTGCTCGCGCAACCCCAGTGTCGTATCGATGAAGTTCCGGTCACCTAA
- a CDS encoding SAM-dependent methyltransferase: MTLFVVNNALDAIERGYVPDAATRYGIRRLLKQRLQVEDRGTCEDQQARQDLFMKSAARGPIAPLPEKANQQHYEVPAEFFNHVLGKHLKYSCCYWPAGVTSLDEAEQLALEMTSVRADIRDGMHVLDLGCGWGSLSLWIAETFPNCEVTAVSNSALQRRFIEQRLQTRGLTNVRVLTADMNSFEIEDRFDRVVSVEMFEHMRNHRELLRRISTWLKPDGKLFVHLFCHRHLTYSFQTEGSQNWMGRHFFTGGIMPSEDLLLRYQDDLSVEQQWRWNGRHYEKTCRAWLTKLDACRDDVMPLLNKTYGTAESHKWFMRWRLFFMACEELFAYHSGNQWWVAHYLFAKHDRAQ; encoded by the coding sequence ATGACGTTATTTGTCGTGAACAATGCCCTAGACGCGATCGAACGCGGCTACGTTCCTGATGCGGCCACTCGCTATGGCATTCGTCGTCTGTTAAAGCAACGACTTCAGGTAGAAGACCGCGGGACGTGTGAAGACCAGCAAGCTCGACAGGATTTGTTCATGAAGTCGGCCGCCCGCGGGCCCATTGCTCCGCTACCGGAAAAAGCCAATCAACAGCACTATGAAGTGCCGGCGGAGTTTTTCAATCACGTGCTGGGGAAACATCTTAAGTACAGTTGTTGTTATTGGCCCGCTGGTGTGACATCGCTGGATGAAGCGGAACAGTTGGCACTGGAGATGACCAGCGTGCGGGCGGATATACGGGACGGGATGCACGTTCTGGATCTCGGATGCGGTTGGGGTTCATTGTCGCTCTGGATCGCCGAAACCTTTCCGAATTGCGAAGTGACAGCGGTTTCAAATTCGGCCCTCCAGCGACGATTCATTGAGCAGCGTTTGCAGACCCGGGGCTTGACGAATGTTCGCGTATTGACAGCGGACATGAACAGTTTCGAGATTGAAGACCGCTTTGACCGTGTGGTATCTGTCGAAATGTTTGAACATATGCGGAACCATCGAGAGTTGCTGCGTCGGATTTCAACGTGGCTAAAACCGGATGGAAAATTGTTCGTGCATCTGTTTTGTCACCGACATCTCACTTATTCATTCCAAACCGAAGGCAGCCAGAATTGGATGGGGCGTCACTTTTTCACCGGCGGAATCATGCCGAGTGAAGACTTGCTGTTACGCTACCAAGACGACCTCTCCGTCGAGCAACAGTGGCGTTGGAATGGTCGACACTACGAAAAAACATGCCGTGCTTGGCTAACCAAATTGGATGCCTGCCGGGACGACGTTATGCCGTTGTTGAACAAAACGTACGGAACTGCCGAATCACATAAATGGTTCATGCGTTGGCGGCTTTTCTTCATGGCATGCGAAGAGCTGTTTGCATACCACAGTGGCAACCAGTGGTGGGTCGCACACTATCTGTTCGCAAAGCACGACCGTGCCCAGTAA
- a CDS encoding SDR family NAD(P)-dependent oxidoreductase gives MTNEQATEHPVFVVLGATGSVGSELSRRLVASGAQVVLGGRNSEKLDELSAELNATSHIVDANRPESIRECLQLAVESHGRIDGVVNCIGSVLLKAAHMTSDTEWNDTIAVNLTSAFCVVGAAGKLMRRTGGSVVLISSAAAQIGLANHEAIAAAKAGIIGLTRSAAATYASRGIRVNAVAPGLVKSQMTKSVWGTPTAESASIAMHALGRLGEPSDIASAIEWLLQPANTWITGQVIGVDGGLSTIAPKNKLVK, from the coding sequence ATGACAAACGAACAAGCCACGGAACATCCTGTGTTTGTCGTCCTCGGGGCGACCGGTTCTGTCGGATCCGAATTGAGTCGTCGGCTCGTCGCATCCGGAGCCCAAGTGGTGCTGGGTGGGAGAAACTCAGAAAAACTTGATGAACTCAGTGCGGAGTTGAATGCGACATCTCATATTGTCGACGCGAATCGACCGGAATCAATTCGTGAATGCCTGCAACTTGCCGTGGAGAGCCATGGGAGAATTGATGGCGTTGTGAATTGCATCGGTTCCGTGCTTCTCAAGGCTGCGCATATGACCTCCGACACTGAATGGAACGACACGATTGCTGTCAACCTGACGTCCGCTTTTTGCGTCGTTGGGGCCGCTGGCAAATTAATGCGTCGTACTGGAGGCTCGGTGGTCTTGATTTCATCGGCCGCTGCACAAATCGGGCTCGCGAATCACGAGGCGATCGCCGCCGCAAAGGCTGGAATCATCGGATTAACACGTTCCGCCGCGGCGACGTACGCCAGTCGTGGCATCCGAGTGAACGCGGTCGCGCCAGGACTCGTCAAATCACAGATGACCAAGTCAGTGTGGGGTACGCCGACCGCGGAGTCTGCGTCGATTGCTATGCATGCTCTTGGACGATTAGGGGAGCCCTCTGATATTGCGTCAGCGATCGAGTGGCTGCTTCAACCGGCTAACACTTGGATCACCGGCCAAGTGATCGGAGTCGACGGTGGCTTGTCCACCATTGCTCCAAAGAACAAATTGGTAAAATAA
- a CDS encoding PP2C family protein-serine/threonine phosphatase yields MRTQTPERMQCMEVWGGNRAVDRALTTTGLDVCVYSSPHANSQSGGDVCYVSSCASGRITRILLADVSGHGDAVADRADILRQLMRRNINRIDQSSLVNSINQEFVVASTQGHFATALIGTFFAPTRMLTLSNAGHPHPLIYQHKTRNWRQLKAEEPEPTQARNFPLGIEADESYSDVRTKLNTGDLVLAFTDGLIEIEQPDGQLLGADGLLQLVSGLELSDPNRFITSLIEKIVPRKDAINTGDDVSIILFQTNTERVSLRDNLLSPFRVAASFFHQGTN; encoded by the coding sequence ATGCGAACACAAACTCCTGAACGAATGCAGTGCATGGAGGTGTGGGGAGGCAACCGCGCAGTGGACCGCGCTTTGACAACGACCGGTTTGGACGTCTGTGTGTATAGCAGCCCGCATGCAAATTCCCAGAGTGGGGGGGACGTGTGCTATGTCTCCTCTTGTGCTTCGGGGCGAATCACACGCATCCTGTTGGCCGATGTCAGCGGTCATGGTGATGCCGTGGCGGACCGTGCAGATATTCTTCGACAACTGATGCGCCGCAACATCAATAGGATTGATCAGTCCTCATTAGTGAACTCGATCAATCAAGAGTTTGTCGTCGCCTCGACACAAGGGCACTTTGCCACTGCGCTGATTGGAACCTTTTTCGCTCCGACACGAATGTTGACGCTCAGCAATGCCGGGCATCCACATCCGCTGATTTATCAACACAAAACCCGGAATTGGCGACAATTGAAAGCTGAAGAGCCTGAACCGACGCAAGCTCGCAATTTCCCCCTGGGGATCGAAGCAGACGAAAGTTATTCAGACGTTCGCACGAAATTAAACACCGGCGATTTGGTGCTTGCATTCACCGATGGTCTCATCGAAATCGAACAACCCGACGGACAACTTCTCGGTGCCGACGGCCTGCTGCAGCTTGTTTCTGGTCTAGAACTCTCCGATCCAAACCGTTTTATCACTTCCTTAATCGAGAAAATCGTCCCCCGGAAAGACGCAATCAATACCGGTGACGACGTGTCGATTATTTTATTTCAGACCAATACTGAGCGCGTCTCACTCCGCGACAACCTCCTCTCTCCCTTCCGCGTTGCAGCTAGTTTTTTCCACCAAGGTACTAATTGA
- a CDS encoding SDR family oxidoreductase → MPNQRSILLTGGTGYVGGRLIPLLEKHGYPLRCVARQPQYLESRVQSSTEIVQGDLFELESLRRALDGIHTAFYMVHSLGTGQDFEKEDRTAALNFAEAARQANVQRIIYLGGLGESQNGLSPHLRSRQEVGDILRQSGAQVIEFRASIIIGSGSLSFELIRSLVQKLPIMIWPQWVSTPAQPIAIEDVLAYLMAAIEYSDQESCVFEIGGPDQVSYGGVMLAYANQRGLKRWTIPVPFLSPRLSSLWLGLVTPVFARIGRKLVESLRNPTVVHNDEALQAFPDIRPRNSHAAIARALAKEDQEFAETRWSDAISSAGSPKSWGGVRFGNRLVDSRTATTHVSAARAFEPIRRIGGNTGWYFATWLWKIRGYMDLLVGGVGMRRGRRNPNTLTVGETLDFWRVQAYEPNRRLRLDAEMKLPGRAWLEFEVTESASSTTIRQTAVFDPVGLLGLMYWYGIYPLHRLVFAGMLREIVRAAERTNPQNAFPDKPTTANLGEDVTHANTNS, encoded by the coding sequence ATGCCAAATCAGCGATCCATTCTTCTCACTGGTGGCACGGGTTATGTCGGGGGACGCCTCATTCCTTTGCTGGAAAAACATGGATATCCGCTGCGCTGCGTCGCTCGACAGCCGCAATATTTGGAGTCGCGCGTCCAATCCTCGACAGAAATCGTGCAAGGGGACCTCTTTGAGCTAGAGTCGCTGCGTCGAGCGCTAGACGGTATCCACACGGCCTTTTATATGGTCCATTCATTGGGGACAGGACAAGACTTTGAAAAAGAAGATCGCACGGCAGCGCTCAACTTTGCTGAAGCAGCCCGGCAGGCCAACGTGCAACGGATCATTTATCTTGGCGGGCTTGGCGAATCACAGAATGGTTTGTCGCCGCACTTGCGCAGTCGTCAGGAAGTGGGCGATATCCTACGGCAATCTGGAGCGCAGGTCATTGAGTTTCGAGCTTCAATTATTATCGGGTCGGGGAGTTTGTCTTTTGAATTGATTCGCAGCCTGGTTCAAAAGCTGCCCATTATGATCTGGCCGCAATGGGTTTCGACGCCGGCGCAGCCGATCGCCATCGAGGATGTCTTGGCCTATTTGATGGCGGCTATTGAGTATAGCGACCAGGAAAGTTGCGTCTTTGAGATTGGCGGGCCGGATCAAGTGTCGTATGGCGGCGTCATGTTGGCGTATGCAAACCAACGCGGTCTGAAACGTTGGACTATTCCAGTCCCGTTTTTAAGTCCCCGTCTTTCGAGTCTGTGGTTGGGCTTAGTCACGCCGGTCTTTGCACGCATCGGTCGAAAATTGGTGGAAAGTTTGCGGAATCCGACAGTGGTCCACAACGACGAAGCGCTGCAAGCCTTTCCCGACATCCGACCGCGTAATTCTCATGCGGCTATCGCCCGTGCACTGGCCAAGGAAGATCAGGAATTTGCGGAGACACGGTGGTCGGATGCCATTTCCTCGGCTGGTTCCCCAAAGAGTTGGGGGGGAGTTCGTTTTGGCAATCGGCTCGTGGATTCCAGGACAGCAACAACACACGTTTCCGCAGCACGAGCGTTTGAACCCATTCGAAGAATCGGTGGGAATACAGGTTGGTACTTTGCAACTTGGTTGTGGAAAATTCGCGGCTATATGGACCTGTTGGTTGGTGGAGTCGGAATGCGTCGCGGTCGTCGGAATCCGAACACTTTGACAGTTGGCGAAACCCTCGATTTCTGGCGTGTACAAGCCTATGAGCCGAATCGCAGGTTGCGGCTCGATGCAGAAATGAAACTTCCTGGACGTGCCTGGCTGGAGTTTGAAGTAACCGAGTCTGCGAGTTCGACGACGATTCGCCAAACCGCTGTCTTCGATCCGGTCGGTTTGTTGGGTTTAATGTACTGGTATGGAATTTATCCGCTACACCGTTTGGTCTTCGCCGGGATGTTACGTGAAATCGTGAGGGCGGCTGAGCGTACAAATCCTCAAAACGCATTCCCGGATAAACCAACGACAGCAAATTTAGGCGAGGATGTCACACATGCGAACACAAACTCCTGA
- a CDS encoding DUF1295 domain-containing protein, with translation MSPFLVNLAVVTGMMLCVWLVSLRLNDVSIVDLAWGAGFVVIAWVSFLITGMPTPQKWVIVGLASLWGLRLSGYLTWRNLGKPEDYRYRMMREKHGSGFPLRSLFTVFGLQGVIMWIVSLPLQTGQMENNQDRIGLLAILGMILWCIGFLFESVGDWQLAQFKADPANAGQVMDRGLWRYTRHPNYFGDFLVWWGLYCVSFGRGTAWWSVIGPIVMSILLVRVSGVTLLESSLKTRKKGYESYIQRTHAFFPFPPKRESNQKL, from the coding sequence ATGTCCCCCTTTCTCGTAAATCTAGCAGTCGTGACTGGCATGATGCTCTGCGTTTGGTTGGTCAGTCTGCGATTGAACGACGTGAGCATCGTCGACTTGGCCTGGGGGGCAGGGTTTGTTGTGATCGCTTGGGTGAGTTTTCTGATTACAGGAATGCCCACGCCTCAGAAATGGGTGATTGTGGGGCTGGCGAGTCTTTGGGGACTCCGCTTAAGTGGCTACCTCACCTGGAGAAACCTCGGAAAACCAGAGGATTATCGGTATCGTATGATGCGCGAAAAGCACGGCAGCGGTTTTCCACTACGTAGTCTGTTTACCGTTTTTGGCCTGCAAGGGGTGATCATGTGGATCGTTTCCCTGCCGCTCCAAACGGGGCAAATGGAGAACAATCAAGATCGCATTGGCCTGCTGGCTATTTTGGGCATGATTCTTTGGTGTATTGGATTTCTATTCGAATCTGTTGGCGACTGGCAACTGGCCCAGTTTAAAGCAGATCCGGCGAATGCAGGTCAGGTGATGGACCGTGGCTTGTGGCGATACACGCGACACCCAAATTATTTCGGAGACTTTCTTGTCTGGTGGGGGCTATACTGTGTCTCATTCGGTCGCGGTACAGCATGGTGGTCGGTGATCGGGCCCATTGTAATGTCCATTCTTCTCGTACGCGTGTCCGGCGTCACATTACTCGAAAGCTCACTGAAAACTCGCAAAAAGGGATACGAATCCTATATCCAACGCACACATGCGTTTTTCCCATTCCCACCAAAGCGCGAATCCAATCAGAAACTTTAA
- the ispH gene encoding 4-hydroxy-3-methylbut-2-enyl diphosphate reductase has product MKILLPNPHGFCAGVVMAIQSLEKALELYGAPIYVFHEIVHNKHVVEGFCQRGVIFVDGLDEIPESSHVLFSAHGVSPDIRKQARARRLKTIDATCPLVSKVHTEAVKFVAAGYSVLLIGHAGHDEAVGTVGEAPDQIQLIETIEDVDTVKVPDPDKVAYLTQTTLSLDHVKNIVDRLEQRYPRIIGPAKQDICFATQNRQTAVKELLSEADVVLVIGSQNSSNSNRLAEVAREAGKPSYLFDHVSEIDPTWLRPDDTVILTAGASAPEELVDECLNYLCSQFQATVESRDIRQERARFDLPVELRSVV; this is encoded by the coding sequence ATGAAGATCCTCTTGCCGAACCCACACGGTTTTTGTGCTGGGGTCGTCATGGCGATTCAAAGTCTCGAAAAAGCATTGGAGTTATACGGCGCACCGATTTATGTGTTTCATGAAATCGTCCACAACAAACATGTCGTCGAAGGGTTTTGCCAACGCGGCGTTATTTTCGTGGATGGTCTCGATGAAATCCCCGAGTCAAGCCATGTGTTATTTAGCGCCCATGGAGTCTCTCCCGACATCCGGAAGCAGGCAAGAGCCAGACGGCTGAAGACCATCGACGCCACTTGCCCGCTTGTTTCCAAAGTGCATACAGAAGCCGTCAAGTTCGTCGCGGCTGGCTACTCTGTTCTGCTCATCGGACATGCCGGACATGACGAAGCGGTGGGAACCGTGGGGGAGGCACCCGATCAAATCCAACTGATCGAAACGATTGAAGATGTCGACACCGTAAAGGTCCCCGACCCAGACAAAGTTGCTTATCTGACGCAAACAACTTTGAGTCTCGACCATGTCAAAAATATCGTCGACCGACTCGAACAGCGTTATCCCAGGATCATCGGGCCTGCCAAGCAGGACATTTGCTTCGCCACACAGAACCGGCAAACGGCTGTGAAAGAATTGCTTTCGGAGGCTGATGTTGTTTTGGTGATCGGTAGCCAAAACAGCTCCAACAGCAATCGCTTGGCCGAAGTCGCGCGGGAAGCCGGCAAGCCGTCATATCTTTTCGATCATGTCAGCGAAATCGATCCAACATGGCTTCGCCCCGACGACACTGTCATTTTAACGGCAGGAGCAAGTGCTCCGGAAGAACTTGTCGATGAATGCTTAAATTACCTATGCTCACAATTTCAAGCCACTGTGGAATCACGGGACATCCGGCAAGAGCGCGCTCGATTTGATCTGCCGGTTGAGCTTCGCTCTGTGGTCTAA